Proteins from a single region of Flaviflexus salsibiostraticola:
- a CDS encoding heavy metal translocating P-type ATPase — protein MNRHQHEPEEPTEVAHDAEHGHGDTHPDAHGGSHGPAASGGDHEGHDGHEEHEDHEDHDGHDGHEEHEDHSGHGGHDHSSHADQYRRLFWIMLALGVPVVLASPMFASLVGYEVPEGLTWIAPVLGTVMYVWGGRPFLVGAIDEIRARHPGMMLLVGLAITVAFLASAAATLGLLHHDLEFWWEMALLIVIMLLGHWLEMKSLAQTSSALDSLAALLPDEAEKVVGDEITTVSPADLEVGDVVIVRPGGRVPADGTIIDGAASMDESMITGESAAVPRTVGEQVVAGTVATDSGIRIEISAVGDDTALAGIQRLVADAQSSSTRAQRLADRAAALLFWYALAAAALTIAVWLIIGDPQDAVARTITVLVIACPHALGLAIPLVVSIATEKAARGGVLIADRLALESMRTVDTVIFDKTGTLTKGSPTVDGIRSVDGFADDEVLALAAAAESSSEHPLARAIVSEAEGRNLTIPASDNFSSSPAVGVRADVQTDSGSRTVLVGGPFMLEQEGAAPIAEEWSRSGATVLHVIVDGRVAGALRVADEIRPESTAAVTALHRRGIDVIMITGDAEAVAASVAEEIGIDGYFAGVRPEDKAGHVKRLQGEGRQVAMVGDGVNDAPALAQADVGIAIGAGTDVAIASAGVILASDDPRSVLSVVELSTASYRKMKQNLWWAAGYNLAAVPLAAGVLAPWGFIMPMSVGAILMSLSTVIVALNAQQLRSVDLSPARTAPLEDAEREALRV, from the coding sequence ATGAACCGACACCAGCATGAGCCCGAGGAGCCGACCGAGGTCGCCCACGACGCTGAGCACGGCCACGGAGACACTCACCCCGACGCCCACGGCGGATCGCACGGCCCTGCCGCATCTGGTGGCGATCACGAGGGCCACGACGGCCACGAGGAACACGAGGACCACGAGGACCACGACGGCCACGACGGCCACGAGGAACACGAGGACCACAGTGGGCATGGCGGCCATGACCACAGCTCTCACGCGGATCAGTACCGGCGCCTGTTCTGGATCATGCTCGCCCTCGGTGTCCCCGTCGTCCTCGCGTCACCGATGTTCGCGTCCCTCGTCGGCTACGAGGTGCCCGAGGGGCTGACGTGGATCGCCCCCGTTCTCGGCACTGTCATGTATGTGTGGGGCGGCAGGCCCTTCCTCGTCGGCGCGATCGACGAGATCCGTGCGCGCCATCCAGGCATGATGCTGCTCGTCGGGCTGGCGATCACAGTCGCCTTCCTCGCCTCGGCCGCGGCCACGCTTGGCCTGCTCCATCACGACCTCGAGTTCTGGTGGGAGATGGCGCTCCTCATCGTCATCATGCTGCTCGGCCATTGGCTCGAGATGAAGTCTCTTGCCCAGACGTCATCGGCACTCGACTCGCTGGCGGCCCTCCTGCCCGATGAGGCCGAGAAGGTCGTCGGCGACGAGATCACGACGGTCTCGCCGGCGGACCTTGAGGTCGGCGATGTCGTCATCGTCCGCCCGGGTGGGCGCGTGCCCGCGGACGGGACGATCATCGATGGGGCGGCCTCGATGGACGAATCGATGATCACCGGCGAATCCGCGGCGGTGCCGCGGACCGTGGGCGAGCAGGTCGTGGCCGGCACCGTCGCGACAGACTCCGGTATCCGTATCGAGATCTCCGCCGTCGGGGATGACACCGCGCTCGCGGGTATCCAGCGCCTCGTCGCCGATGCTCAGTCATCATCGACTCGGGCCCAGCGGCTCGCGGACCGGGCGGCGGCTCTGCTCTTCTGGTACGCGCTCGCGGCGGCCGCCCTCACCATCGCAGTCTGGCTCATCATCGGCGATCCACAGGACGCGGTCGCGCGTACGATCACCGTCCTCGTCATCGCCTGCCCCCACGCACTCGGTCTCGCGATCCCGCTCGTTGTCTCGATCGCGACGGAGAAGGCGGCGCGGGGCGGCGTCCTCATCGCCGACCGGCTCGCGCTCGAATCGATGAGGACCGTCGACACTGTCATCTTCGATAAGACCGGGACCCTGACGAAGGGCTCACCGACGGTCGATGGCATCCGCTCCGTCGACGGGTTCGCCGATGATGAGGTGCTGGCGCTCGCGGCGGCCGCCGAGTCCTCTTCGGAGCACCCGCTCGCGCGAGCGATTGTGTCCGAAGCCGAGGGCAGAAACCTGACGATCCCGGCATCGGACAACTTCTCGTCATCGCCTGCGGTCGGTGTGCGTGCGGACGTTCAGACTGACTCAGGATCTCGCACGGTGCTCGTGGGAGGCCCGTTCATGCTCGAGCAGGAGGGGGCGGCGCCGATCGCCGAGGAGTGGAGCCGCAGCGGCGCCACGGTCCTTCACGTCATTGTCGATGGCCGGGTTGCGGGTGCGCTGCGGGTCGCCGACGAGATCCGGCCCGAGTCGACGGCTGCGGTGACGGCGCTCCACCGGCGCGGCATCGACGTCATCATGATCACCGGTGATGCCGAGGCGGTGGCCGCCTCGGTGGCGGAGGAGATAGGCATCGACGGTTACTTCGCCGGCGTGCGTCCCGAGGACAAGGCGGGGCACGTGAAGCGCCTCCAGGGGGAGGGCCGCCAGGTCGCCATGGTGGGTGATGGCGTCAACGATGCCCCGGCGCTCGCCCAGGCGGATGTCGGGATCGCCATCGGCGCAGGCACGGATGTCGCGATCGCCTCGGCTGGCGTCATTCTCGCCTCCGACGACCCCCGCTCCGTCCTGTCCGTCGTCGAGCTCTCGACCGCGTCGTATCGGAAGATGAAGCAGAACCTGTGGTGGGCGGCCGGGTACAACCTCGCGGCTGTCCCGCTCGCCGCCGGAGTCCTCGCACCGTGGGGCTTCATCATGCCAATGAGCGTAGGTGCGATCCTCATGTCGCTCTCGACTGTCATCGTCGCCCTCAACGCCCAGCAGCTGCGGTCGGTCGATCTCAGCCCGGCGCGCACCGCGCCCCTGGAGGACGCCGAGCGTGAGGCCCTACGGGTGTAG
- a CDS encoding branched-chain amino acid aminotransferase, producing MTLSALEQAAALPLPTADEVAGLWEHRPNPAPASPEQREEIFGSLSFGVDFTDHMAHAVYEEGSGWQSKTIEPYGPLTLDPAAAVFHYGQEIFEGLKAYRHDDGSIWTFRPGYNAHRLNASARRLAIPELPVEDFLASIVGLVRADEEWVPSIPGSSLYLRPFIVATEPFLGVRAARRLDYLCIASPSGPYFVNGFQPISIWVSPDYHRAGPGGTGAAKCGGNYASSLVPKLEAHGEGFDEVCFLDAATNTNIDELGGMNVFVVYEDGSVSTPALTGNILEGGTRGVILQILRDRGVTVREETIPLTSLVADIESGRAAEVFACGTAAVVTPIGRIAGEGFDVSIGGGDVTKSIYDQVTAIQLGHEPDPYGWTYRVSA from the coding sequence ATGACACTGTCTGCACTTGAACAGGCCGCCGCGCTGCCGCTGCCGACCGCCGACGAGGTGGCGGGGCTGTGGGAGCACAGGCCGAACCCCGCCCCCGCCTCGCCCGAGCAGCGCGAGGAGATCTTCGGAAGCCTCAGCTTCGGCGTCGACTTCACGGATCACATGGCGCACGCCGTGTACGAGGAGGGAAGCGGCTGGCAGTCGAAGACAATCGAGCCCTACGGCCCGCTGACCCTCGACCCGGCCGCGGCGGTCTTCCACTACGGCCAGGAGATCTTCGAGGGCCTCAAGGCCTATCGTCATGATGATGGGTCGATCTGGACGTTCAGGCCGGGCTACAACGCCCACCGGCTCAATGCCTCGGCCCGCCGCCTCGCGATCCCCGAACTGCCCGTCGAGGACTTCCTCGCCTCGATCGTCGGCCTCGTGCGGGCCGATGAGGAGTGGGTGCCCTCGATCCCCGGATCGTCGCTCTACCTGCGCCCCTTCATCGTCGCGACCGAGCCGTTCCTCGGCGTGCGTGCGGCCCGCAGGCTCGACTACCTCTGCATCGCCTCCCCGTCCGGGCCCTACTTCGTCAACGGCTTCCAGCCGATCTCGATCTGGGTCTCCCCGGACTACCATCGCGCGGGCCCCGGCGGCACGGGCGCCGCGAAGTGCGGCGGCAACTACGCCTCCTCCCTCGTCCCGAAGCTCGAAGCACACGGTGAGGGCTTCGACGAGGTCTGCTTCCTCGACGCGGCGACGAACACGAACATCGATGAGCTCGGGGGCATGAATGTCTTCGTCGTCTACGAGGACGGTTCGGTGTCGACTCCGGCGCTGACCGGCAACATCCTCGAGGGCGGCACCCGCGGCGTCATCCTCCAGATCCTGCGCGACCGCGGGGTCACGGTCCGCGAGGAGACGATCCCCCTGACGAGCCTCGTCGCGGACATCGAGTCCGGGCGCGCGGCCGAGGTGTTCGCGTGCGGCACGGCCGCGGTCGTCACCCCCATCGGCCGCATCGCCGGCGAGGGCTTCGACGTGTCGATCGGGGGCGGGGACGTGACGAAGTCGATCTACGACCAGGTCACGGCCATCCAGCTCGGCCACGAGCCGGACCCCTACGGCTGGACCTACCGGGTGTCGGCATGA
- a CDS encoding DEAD/DEAH box helicase: protein MTSSPLNDALDILADRFGEEPPADDVYDAFHAWVESTGKGLYPHQDEALLAALDGDHLIVSTPTGSGKSMIAMAALFVALSQGRSGYYTAPLKALVSEKFFDLIGLFGAANVGMVTGDSTINADAPIICCTAEILANVALREGRDADAGVVISDEFHFFSEPDRGWAWQVPLLELTDSQHILLSATLGDTSAFVTDLERRTDRRVSIIDNAERPVPLSYTYSLESVSETVKELVSTHRSPVYIVHFSQAAAVSAATELQSVALSSKEQKAAIADAIGDFRFGPGFGAVLSRLLRAGIGVHHAGMLPRYRRLVERLAQQGLLRVICGTDTLGVGINVPIRTVLLTSLAKFDGEKQRQLSAREFHQIAGRAGRAGFDTTGEVVVQAPEHEIENAKAEAKAAERKKKAQKKKPPEGQVNWTRSTFERLIAAQPETLESRMRISHAMMLQILARPGDPVMNVYRLLTDNYEPKRASNPLLRTAVEIYVSLRAAGVIIHRDRDWRDAHPGKPAIELAREVPDDFALNAPLSPFALASLDLLDMESPDYALDVVSVIEAVQEDPRPILMAQRKEERGIAIGAMKAEGMDYNERMARVDEITWPTPLAELLNPALEIYRQTNPWIAEYELSPKSVVRHMVEHSMTFSDLISRYDAARSEGVVLRYLTDTYKALRQIVPADALTDELSDIITWLGELVRSVDSSLIAEWEALADGVIDDDEIMEHTRIPQGGVERAFGAREDGTVPITANLHAFRTRVKNWLWRFVEAAADENVERLAAMSTPSFLEQPQRLDADRWNDFLDGYFEDHEWLGADTNSRSASFVTFNEAPQAADFVAVGLSDDAAQDAASKNYWLVHQIIDDGEESRDTEFVAVIDVRQSGATDELVAQLFRIGDVV, encoded by the coding sequence GTGACTTCCTCCCCTCTGAATGATGCCCTCGATATCCTCGCCGATCGTTTCGGGGAGGAGCCGCCCGCTGACGATGTCTACGACGCGTTCCACGCCTGGGTCGAGTCGACGGGCAAGGGGCTCTATCCGCACCAGGATGAGGCGCTGCTCGCCGCGCTGGACGGCGACCATCTCATCGTCTCGACCCCGACCGGCTCCGGCAAGTCGATGATTGCGATGGCGGCGCTGTTCGTCGCCCTCTCGCAGGGCCGCAGCGGCTACTACACGGCTCCCCTCAAGGCACTCGTCTCGGAGAAGTTCTTCGACCTCATCGGACTCTTCGGTGCCGCGAACGTCGGCATGGTGACGGGTGATTCGACGATCAATGCGGATGCGCCGATCATCTGCTGCACGGCCGAGATCCTCGCCAACGTCGCCCTCCGCGAGGGCCGGGATGCAGATGCGGGGGTTGTCATCTCCGATGAGTTCCACTTCTTCTCCGAGCCGGATCGCGGCTGGGCCTGGCAGGTGCCCCTGCTCGAGCTCACCGACTCCCAGCACATCCTCCTCTCCGCCACCCTCGGCGACACCTCGGCCTTCGTCACCGACCTCGAGCGGCGTACGGACCGGCGCGTGTCGATCATCGACAACGCCGAGCGCCCCGTCCCGCTCAGCTACACGTATTCACTCGAGTCCGTCTCCGAGACGGTCAAGGAGCTCGTGTCGACCCACCGCTCCCCCGTCTACATCGTCCACTTCTCCCAGGCGGCCGCCGTGTCCGCCGCGACGGAGCTCCAGTCGGTCGCCCTGTCCTCGAAGGAGCAGAAGGCGGCGATCGCAGACGCGATCGGCGACTTCCGGTTCGGGCCGGGCTTCGGCGCGGTGCTGTCCCGCCTCTTGAGGGCCGGCATCGGAGTCCACCACGCCGGCATGCTCCCCCGCTACCGCAGGCTCGTCGAGAGACTCGCCCAGCAGGGCCTCCTGCGCGTCATCTGCGGCACCGACACCCTCGGCGTCGGCATCAACGTTCCGATCCGCACCGTCCTGCTCACGTCGCTCGCGAAGTTCGACGGGGAGAAGCAGCGGCAGCTGTCGGCGCGAGAGTTCCATCAGATCGCAGGCCGTGCGGGGCGCGCCGGCTTCGACACGACCGGCGAGGTCGTCGTCCAGGCCCCCGAGCACGAGATCGAGAATGCCAAGGCCGAGGCCAAGGCGGCCGAGAGGAAGAAGAAGGCGCAGAAGAAGAAGCCGCCCGAGGGCCAGGTCAATTGGACCCGCTCGACGTTCGAGCGCCTCATCGCCGCCCAGCCCGAGACCCTCGAGTCGCGGATGAGGATCTCCCACGCGATGATGCTGCAGATCCTTGCACGGCCGGGTGACCCGGTCATGAACGTCTACCGTCTGCTCACAGACAACTACGAGCCGAAGCGGGCCTCGAATCCCCTCCTGCGCACCGCGGTCGAGATCTACGTGTCCCTGCGCGCAGCCGGGGTCATCATTCACCGGGATCGGGACTGGCGGGATGCGCACCCGGGGAAACCCGCCATCGAGCTCGCCCGTGAGGTGCCCGACGACTTCGCGCTCAACGCACCCCTCTCACCCTTCGCGCTCGCGTCGCTCGACCTGCTCGACATGGAGTCGCCGGACTACGCGCTCGATGTCGTGTCCGTCATCGAGGCCGTCCAAGAGGATCCTCGCCCGATCCTCATGGCGCAGCGGAAGGAGGAGCGGGGCATCGCCATCGGCGCGATGAAGGCCGAGGGCATGGACTACAACGAGCGGATGGCGCGCGTGGATGAGATCACGTGGCCGACCCCGCTCGCCGAGCTCCTCAACCCGGCCCTCGAGATCTACCGGCAGACCAATCCGTGGATCGCCGAGTACGAGCTGTCGCCCAAGTCCGTCGTCCGCCACATGGTCGAGCACTCGATGACGTTCTCCGACCTCATCTCTCGCTACGATGCCGCCCGCAGCGAGGGCGTCGTCCTCCGCTACCTCACCGACACGTACAAGGCACTGCGGCAGATCGTGCCGGCCGATGCTCTGACGGACGAGCTGAGCGACATCATCACGTGGCTCGGCGAGCTCGTCCGCTCGGTCGACTCCTCCCTCATCGCCGAATGGGAGGCCCTCGCCGATGGCGTCATCGACGATGACGAGATCATGGAGCACACGCGGATCCCGCAGGGCGGGGTGGAGCGGGCCTTCGGCGCACGCGAGGACGGGACCGTCCCCATCACCGCTAATCTCCACGCGTTCCGCACGCGGGTGAAGAACTGGCTGTGGCGCTTCGTCGAGGCCGCCGCCGACGAGAACGTCGAGCGGCTCGCCGCCATGTCCACACCCTCGTTCCTCGAGCAGCCGCAGCGCCTCGACGCCGACCGCTGGAATGACTTCCTCGACGGCTACTTCGAGGACCACGAGTGGCTCGGCGCGGACACGAATTCCCGGTCGGCCTCGTTCGTCACCTTCAACGAGGCCCCGCAGGCGGCCGACTTCGTCGCCGTCGGGCTGTCGGACGACGCGGCGCAGGACGCCGCCTCGAAGAATTATTGGCTCGTCCACCAGATCATCGACGACGGCGAGGAATCCCGCGACACCGAGTTCGTCGCCGTCATCGACGTCCGGCAGAGCGGGGCCACAGATGAGCTGGTCGCCCAGCTGTTTAGGATAGGAGACGTTGTCTAG
- the cimA gene encoding citramalate synthase, translating into MSGDVLVYDTTLRDGAQQEGMNLSVADKLTLLPMLEAYGADIIEGGWPGAIPRDTEFFREIAATQPLTRARLAAFGATRKAGVDVEDDQQVAALLASEAPIITLVAKSDARHVAKALRTTEEENLRMVRDTVAYLVEQGREVMVDLEHFFDGADYDRDYTFAVAVEAVRAGASTVIACDTNGGALPDGILARVGELSALLDEEGLTATIGIHAHNDGEMAVANTLAAVTAGAAHIQGTVNGYGERTGNANILTAIANLHLKMGRKVVTDDQLADLSRVSHAVAEIVNIAPYRRQPYTGVSAFAHKAGLHASAIRVDADLYQHIDPARVGNDMRMIVSDMAGRASIELKARELGLDLSDRPDVLSEVTRRIKEAEALGYTYDATDASVELLIREVAFGERLSYFDIESWTTHLSGSSEGSHGAEAVVKLSTGAGRSVTVGEGVGPVDALDQALRGGLCSVYPELEDCELIDFKVRILDPSAATRATTRVIISMSSPAGIWATVGLGRDIIEASWEALTDGYIYGLFKAGVPVR; encoded by the coding sequence ATGAGCGGCGACGTCCTCGTCTACGACACGACGCTGCGCGACGGCGCCCAGCAGGAGGGCATGAACCTGTCGGTCGCCGACAAGCTCACCCTCCTGCCCATGCTCGAGGCCTACGGTGCCGACATCATCGAGGGCGGATGGCCGGGCGCGATTCCGCGCGACACCGAGTTCTTCCGGGAGATCGCGGCGACGCAGCCGCTGACGCGGGCACGCCTCGCCGCCTTCGGCGCCACCCGCAAGGCCGGTGTCGACGTCGAGGACGACCAGCAGGTCGCCGCGCTGCTCGCCTCCGAGGCCCCGATCATCACCCTCGTCGCGAAGTCCGATGCTCGGCACGTGGCGAAGGCCCTGCGCACGACTGAGGAGGAGAACCTCCGCATGGTCCGCGACACGGTCGCCTACCTCGTCGAGCAGGGCCGCGAGGTCATGGTCGACCTTGAGCACTTCTTCGATGGGGCCGACTACGACCGGGACTACACCTTCGCCGTCGCAGTCGAGGCGGTCCGCGCTGGAGCCAGCACGGTCATCGCCTGCGACACGAACGGTGGCGCGCTGCCCGACGGGATCCTCGCCCGGGTGGGTGAGCTGTCTGCCCTCCTCGACGAGGAGGGCCTCACCGCCACGATCGGCATCCACGCCCACAACGATGGGGAGATGGCGGTGGCGAACACCCTCGCGGCGGTCACGGCCGGCGCCGCCCACATCCAGGGCACGGTCAACGGCTACGGCGAGCGGACCGGCAACGCCAACATCCTCACCGCGATCGCCAACCTTCATCTGAAGATGGGCCGCAAGGTCGTGACCGACGATCAGCTGGCGGACCTGTCCCGCGTGTCGCACGCAGTTGCGGAGATCGTCAACATCGCCCCGTACCGGCGCCAGCCGTACACCGGGGTCTCAGCCTTCGCCCACAAGGCGGGCCTCCACGCCTCCGCGATCCGGGTCGACGCCGACCTCTACCAGCACATCGACCCGGCCCGAGTCGGCAACGATATGCGGATGATCGTGTCCGACATGGCGGGGCGGGCCTCGATCGAGCTCAAGGCTCGCGAGCTGGGCCTCGACCTGTCCGACCGCCCCGACGTCCTCTCCGAGGTGACGAGGCGGATCAAGGAGGCCGAGGCGCTCGGGTACACGTATGACGCGACGGATGCGTCGGTCGAGCTCCTCATCCGCGAGGTCGCCTTCGGCGAGCGGCTGTCCTACTTCGACATCGAGTCGTGGACGACTCACCTGTCGGGCAGCTCAGAGGGATCGCACGGGGCTGAGGCCGTCGTCAAGCTCTCGACCGGGGCCGGTCGCTCGGTTACCGTCGGCGAGGGTGTCGGCCCGGTTGACGCCCTCGATCAGGCGCTGCGCGGCGGACTGTGCTCGGTCTATCCGGAGCTCGAAGACTGCGAGCTCATCGACTTCAAGGTCCGCATCCTCGACCCCTCGGCGGCCACCCGCGCGACGACCCGCGTCATCATCTCGATGTCCTCACCGGCCGGCATCTGGGCGACCGTGGGCCTCGGCCGCGACATCATCGAGGCCTCGTGGGAGGCCCTGACCGACGGGTACATCTACGGCCTCTTCAAGGCTGGCGTCCCCGTCAGGTGA
- a CDS encoding 3-isopropylmalate dehydrogenase — MNRTIRLAVIPGDGIGPEVVAEGIKVLRAALRDSDVTLDETHFDLGAARWHRTGEVLPDAELEQIKSHDAILLGAVGDPSMPSGVLERGLLLKLRFDLDHYINLRPSKHYRGVPTPLADPGDIDFVVIREGTEGLYAGNGGAVRVDTPHEIATEVSINTAYGVERVVRYAFELATQRDNRLTLVHKHNVLVNAGHLWRRTVERVGAEYPGVTTDYLHVDAATIFLVTDPARFDVIVTDNLFGDILTDEAGAITGGIGLAASGNINPTGAYPSMFEPVHGSAPDIAGQQKADPIATISSVALLLDHLGLADEAKRIAAAVDADMEERADAAEAGMPLIRSTAEVGDAVGARI; from the coding sequence ATGAATCGAACCATCAGGCTTGCAGTGATCCCCGGTGACGGAATCGGACCGGAAGTCGTCGCTGAAGGGATCAAGGTCCTCCGTGCGGCGCTCCGCGACTCGGACGTCACGCTCGACGAAACCCACTTCGACCTCGGCGCCGCCCGCTGGCACCGCACGGGCGAGGTGCTGCCCGATGCCGAGCTCGAGCAGATCAAGTCCCACGATGCGATCCTCCTCGGCGCCGTCGGCGATCCGTCGATGCCGTCCGGTGTCCTCGAGCGCGGTCTCCTGCTCAAGCTGCGGTTCGACCTCGACCACTACATCAACCTCCGTCCCTCGAAGCACTACCGGGGCGTGCCGACACCGCTGGCAGATCCCGGTGACATCGACTTCGTCGTGATCCGCGAGGGCACCGAGGGTCTCTACGCTGGTAATGGCGGCGCGGTGCGCGTCGACACCCCGCACGAGATCGCGACCGAGGTGTCGATCAACACGGCGTACGGCGTCGAGCGGGTCGTCCGCTACGCATTCGAGCTCGCAACCCAGCGCGATAACCGCCTCACCCTCGTCCACAAGCACAACGTGCTCGTCAACGCCGGTCATCTCTGGCGGCGGACCGTCGAGCGTGTCGGGGCCGAGTACCCGGGAGTGACGACCGACTACCTCCATGTCGATGCGGCGACGATCTTCCTCGTCACGGACCCGGCGCGCTTCGACGTCATCGTCACCGACAACCTGTTCGGCGACATCCTCACGGACGAGGCGGGCGCCATCACCGGCGGCATCGGCCTCGCCGCCTCGGGCAACATCAACCCGACGGGGGCATACCCGTCGATGTTCGAACCCGTACACGGCTCCGCCCCCGACATCGCCGGCCAGCAGAAGGCGGATCCGATCGCGACGATCTCCTCTGTCGCCCTCCTGCTCGACCATCTCGGGCTCGCCGACGAGGCGAAGCGCATCGCCGCTGCCGTCGACGCGGACATGGAGGAGCGGGCCGACGCCGCTGAAGCGGGTATGCCGCTCATCCGCTCGACCGCCGAGGTCGGCGACGCCGTCGGGGCGCGGATCTGA
- a CDS encoding YggS family pyridoxal phosphate-dependent enzyme yields the protein MIGELFQRLKAEVDEASGGRTRILLAAKHQSPEAVLEALTAGATLIGHNIIQQLTASEEALREMGAPEHETHVIGHVQSNKARPALIDAGTIETVDSLKTARRLNTVAGDLGLTRIIYLQINSSNAPSQFGVAPEDTLELAEQIFALPHLTLTGLMSIGANTPDEQAVRESFATTRKLAEQLRAEGHVGCRELSMGMSGDWRIAIDEGSTIIRVGRQVFGERD from the coding sequence ATGATCGGTGAGCTTTTCCAGCGGCTGAAGGCCGAGGTCGACGAGGCGTCAGGAGGACGCACGAGAATCCTCCTCGCCGCCAAGCATCAATCCCCGGAGGCCGTCCTCGAGGCCCTCACTGCCGGCGCAACCCTCATCGGGCACAACATCATCCAGCAGCTCACCGCATCGGAGGAGGCGCTGAGGGAGATGGGCGCACCCGAGCACGAGACCCATGTCATCGGCCACGTCCAGTCGAACAAGGCTCGGCCCGCCCTCATCGACGCCGGCACCATCGAGACCGTCGACTCACTGAAGACAGCGCGCCGCCTCAACACTGTCGCAGGGGACCTGGGCCTTACCCGCATCATCTACCTCCAGATCAACTCCTCCAATGCTCCGTCGCAGTTCGGCGTCGCACCCGAGGACACCCTCGAACTCGCGGAGCAGATCTTCGCCCTCCCCCACCTCACTCTCACCGGGCTCATGTCCATCGGCGCCAACACACCGGACGAGCAGGCCGTCCGTGAGTCCTTCGCGACGACGAGGAAGCTCGCGGAGCAGCTCCGCGCCGAGGGGCATGTGGGATGCCGGGAGCTGTCGATGGGGATGAGCGGCGACTGGCGCATCGCCATCGACGAGGGTTCCACGATCATCCGCGTCGGCCGTCAGGTGTTCGGCGAGCGCGACTGA